The nucleotide sequence GTGCTTTGCCACTTCTCAGTCACTTTGAAAAATCTTTATATGCTCATGGCATCTTCTATCAGCTTCTATCTTTTTCAGGGGCTCTTTTTCAGCCTGTGATTGTTATAATACCTTTCTCTTCCTCAACTTGTCTTgaattgattttcctttgtagttTCTGCACCCCATTTTATCctgctttcctttctccttaCACCATCTGAACGTTTACAGGTCCTTCCTATAAAGGCTGaaattctttggaagaaaaatctaaCGTGATTGTCACTTCCCTGGCCTTAGCCATTGTTACCATCACCATCATGGCTTGCATTTCTAATGTATATGCAGCCACAATGCTAAAGTTGTTGTCTTGGGGTATGTGGGCATCTGAAAAGTGTGATAACTTTTCTGTCTCACTGGTTCTGCAACAAAAAAcaggaacagattgcccagagaggtggtagatgccccatccctggaaacattcaaggtcaggctggatgggcctctgagcaacctgatctagttgaagatgtccctgctcttcacagggggggttggactagatgacctttaaatgtccctttcaacccaaaccattctatgattctatgaaaaagcaAAACTCCACCTATATTCAGTGTTGCAGGTCCAAATCTGAGTGAACCTCCGTGAAATTTTTCTTGTCACCTGGAATTATAGATGACAGGGGCCTGGATGCAAATTTGCCTCAGTGATTTTGTGGAAGGAAGGAAACATGTAACAGAGGAAGGATGAGTCCAAGCCTGTCCTCTTTCTGGTACTTGTTCCCTAACCACACGGCCACTTGTGTCCGAAACAGGATGCAGGACCCTTTTTTAGTTCACACAGTCACAAGTAAGCTGCAGGGGAAGCAACTGCTTTTAGAGACAGCTCAGAGGAGTCAGAGAAGGTTTTTCCTCCTGCAATTGCTTGTTCCCTCTGAGGAGCTGTGGGCAAAACCAGAGTTGTCTGTTTAGCAGCTAAGAAGTGTATTAAGTGCATTGTATTGTGTGCTTATCCTGAATCATGGACACCTTGTATCATATAAGCAAATACAAGGCGTttgctttaaatacaaaatttattcattaattcagTAGTAAAACACCAGCTATTAGTACACCAGAATAAAACAGGTAACTTGAAAGGCATATGATACAAAAATAATCAGTTACAACAAATAATTTACAGATTCCAAACAAGGGCTGAGTTAATAGGTTTCCCAAGTCAGCTAATGTTACAAAACCACAAATGAGGACTTTCAGCCAGAACTCCTTATGAGGCGCAAGACATTAAGATTGATAACAGCATGATGCTTCATTTATCTTGCAGCATAAGAAACTCTAATTGCCCGTGATGTTGGCTTTTATAAGATACAGCCCAATCGTTTCTATGAGATTCACTCTGCTTTGAAATACTGAGCACCTTTATAATATCCCCTCCAACTCCATTCAAACACACAAATGGCCAATGCTTCTCCTGGGAAGCTTCGCCCTAAGTGATGTACTATTGGGGATCACTGACACGTGTCTCCTGCCAATTTTCCCTGCTTCCCAGATACAGGATTTTTCCCCCTGCCTGTCTCAGACGTTCTGATAGGCACTGCTCTTTCTGAGGTCCCCTGGCAGTCTGTATCCTGTTGGTAACTGTTTTCTTGTGTGGATGGATGAGAATTTGACTCTGCTCTGGGGTTTGAGTTTTGGTCAGCTGTTTGCTGCTGCCATAGCTGCTGCACAGATAATTCATATGGTGGTGGCTGTTCCTGCTCATTAGTTTCACTGATGAACTCTGTGCTGCTTTCGCTATACGGAGGCGGAGGGATATTGATGACTTCTTGCTGTTTTAGTGTGGAGGCAACTGGGAGTGGGAAGGTCTGTTTTTCAGGATCTGTGCTGTCTTCGTAGGAGGGGGGATAGAAGTCAGGcctaaaaaaaggcaaaccaaaaagaaacacatCATGGTGAAATGTGATTTATCTCAAAGAGCTTGGTTAAATGCGTTGTCTATTATGTTTCCAAAGTGTGGATGAAGCTTAAACTGTAAATGTAAACCTAAGTAGGTTTACATCAATGGAATATGTTCATATAAAACAGCTGGCATAGCTGGGATTATTACCGGtgtatttctgcaaaatgttttgttaaaaCACAGCATTCTAAAAAGACGAGCCTTCCCCATGAGAGTTCCCACTCATGGCATACAAACACTCATACTTGTGAATATTTCAACAAGTGCCTGAGAAAAGTTTGgtttggaagaagaaagaaatcactGTCTCAAGTAGGTTAAATTAGTGAGTTATTTATTATTACAATAATAATTGTTTtccacagttttaaaatacattttgcatgTTTCTGCTTATCTAAACAAAATTTGCTAAATGTTGTTTTTATAGTGCTTTTAGAGCACCCATTGTCAGTGTTTCTGGTGCGGTTTCCACAACAGTCCGGGAAAAGTAATTTGTATCCAGTGACCCTGTTAAAGACTTTTGTCAGGCCTAGTGCCAATCAGTTTAAGAAACTCTCTCAAAGCGTGAGACTTTGCTCAGAAGTAGTGGGGACAATTACACAAGAAAACTTTAGCAGGGACCATATTGGGAGCTGAAGGTCCCTGCAGATCTCATTGGTAACAGGTAATATGAGTACAGCAGCACATCTAGAATTGTCTGTTGAGATAGAATTAATGATGCTCCTGCAGGAGCTCCATGAAGTCAGTGTAGCTGCACCTGCTTCCTCCATGCATGCCTTTGGACCATGTTGTGCAACCTCCCATGTTTCCTGGAGTATACCTTACTTTACGTATTTTTTGCACAAATTGCTGTTTGCACATTTCTGCTTGCTCTAGCAAATCAGATTTCAGACTacacttttctctacagaaatagaataaaatggctacatattttttattttgtaaaaaccttgtattttctctttctcagtaTGTTTACAAAacagcatccctccctcccaattCATCATCAGCAGTCTGCAACACATACCTGTCTATGGTGCTGACACATAGCTCTCTACGGCTGGGATTTCGAATGAAGATGCTGCTGAGGCCCCTGTATTTCAAGACTTCATGGAAAGTGCTCCAGAAAATGCCAGTCACAAGAAGAAAGAACCCCAAAGCCAATAGGCAATAAAACACCAGCTCATTATTTCCACATCTGCATGTGGAGGAACTTGTGGAAACACAAAGAACTCCCAGACAAATAGTGGAGAAACTAAGTAAGAGCACAAAAGGACGAATGAAAGTGGAAACACCTTTTGGCATCTTTCCCAGCAGACACAGCACTTGGTTCCtgcctgctgtttgtttgctgGCTGTCTCAGCTGTGCTTCTCATCTTCATGCATTGGTATTTTATACACTGCAGGATCAACTGGCCTTTGGACAATTAAGAGGAACAGGCAGTTTTAAGATACTCATTAACTCTTCGAGATAGTTGAATCTCTTTTGAGATTAATTTGTAATCTTAAACCTACTttcaggaaggaaacagaaacttCGTGCACCATTCCTTTGCCACTGTAATCTCTGGAGTGCATATTGAACTGCTGCATTCGTTGCATTTTGCAATGGTTTACACACTTCGTTAGTTTATGAATGAGACTTGTATTTCTTtgtcttaaaaaaccaaacaagaaaccaTAAAAACACTGTTCATAACTCCCTGTTAAAAGTTTGAAGGGGAAATACACTTCTTTCTTAATCAtgcattttcatctttcattGGATTTTTGTCTCCTTCTGTCTTTAACACATTATTCAACTGCCTTGATATTTTTAACAGTCCTTTGAAAAAGGATAAATTTCTAGCTTGCAATGTGATATAATCAATGAATTTAgtatataaaatgaaagaaataaagattgCATAATGTCAAAAATGGACATAGGCATACAAGAAATCTCCTTCTTTGTCTGCAGGTTCAATTGTACTCTCATTCCTTTAACGttattctcttctctcttctaGCAATTTTTATTGACTGATTTTCAAAAGGGTCAGTGCTCAGAGCTATGCAGGAACGCCTATACTCAGTTCTCCAGATATACTTAGACATCTGAAATTCAGAGATGCTGGCTACCAACAGATTTTAGGCCTAAATATTGCTACCTCCACTGCAAAAAATAATCTTTAGAATAGCCTATGGATTTTCTCTTGGAGAGTATACCCACTAGTTTTTGACAGGGCATAGCAAACTCCATGATCAGAACTTGACTTGTCTATTCAAGCTACCTTATTTAGAACATTACTAGTcatgtttctgaatattttcagcaATGGAGTAATTAACCAGACCTTGCCTAGGTTTGCTGTAAAATCTCCACTGGACAGTGTGCAAATCAGAACAGggaaccattaaaaaaatagggTCAGGCTCAAATCTTTATTGCAATAAGGAGTTTATTGCAGGTATTGTTGGGTGATATTCAGTGAGGTGGGTTATGTATGGGTAACAACAAGTGATCATGAGAATTTTCTGCCATGACCTATAAGAGGGTTTCTTCCTACCTACTGTGGACTCTTTATTTTGCTACTGCAGTCTGGGGGAGCTCTAGGACTTCGGTAGTCAACACAATAAAACTTTCTAATATACTGCTTGGGCCTAGATGCTGTAAGTCATTTATGCAATCCTGaaagagtgtcctggtttcagctgggatagggttaattttctttctagtagctggtatagtgctatgttttgggttcagtatgagaagaatgctgataacgcattgatattttcagttgttgctaagtaatgtttacttggagtcaaggatttttcagcttctgatgcccagccagcaagaaggttggaggggcacaagaagttgggaggggacacagccagggcagctgacccaaactggccagaggggtattccataccatgtgaccccctgcccagtatataaactggggggagttggcctgtgggggatcactgcttgggaactaactgggcatcagctggtgagtggtgagcaattgcatcatgcatcacttgttttgtatattccaatcctttttattattattgtcattttattattgttattattaccattattagtttcttcctttctgttctgctaaactgttcttatctccacccacgagttttacttgttttttcccaattctgtcccccaccccactgtgcaggggagtgagtgagcagctgaggggtgcttagttgctggctggggttaaaccatgacaaagagGGAGTCACGTTTGATGGGATGAAGAAGGCTCCAGCTCTTCCTACTCTAGACCCTTGCTGCACCTCTGGAGGGGGAAATTCTTCACAGACACTTTCAACAGGGTGCTCGAGCCTCGTATCTTCCACTTAGAGGACAGAGTTTTGATTTCTGACTGTCCAGGAGTCCTGAAAGTACTGGGTCTCCTGTCTCACCTTGTCCTGGGCTGTACATGTGTGAGCTGCACCATGACACACAATCTCACATTATATTTCACAGAAGCTTTACAGTATCTCATGCAGTGTTTCATGTCTGCTCaaccatcactgtattttttctgCCCTGTGTTTATCCAAATGTGGCAGATATTCATTTACAACAAATCAGAGTATTTATAAGAAAACAGCAGCTGGTACAAAGCTGCCACACATTCTGATCAAGTACAACTATTTCAAGCTCCCAGCACCATTACTGCTTCTTTGTTCTCAAAGGATCCGCAAAGCCATTCTCACTTTTGGTTTCAGGATCTATCAGAATACCAACATGAAGAACAAATCTCATAAAACAGTATTATCATTAGACAGGATTTTTTCTAAGGTGGGTCACTCTTATGTCATAGCAAAAGTGAAAACACAGCAAGACCAGCTGCTGCCCTTCCTAAGGAAGGCATTCAGGTAAGGAATGATTTGGGGTAGTCTTCATTTCAGAGCAAAACCTTGCCAAAGTTGAAATAGTCCTGTTCTCTCAGCCCTCGGCTACAGCCACCTACACAGCACCGAAGAAGTGTGGCACCGCTTCATGTGCAGGTAAGAGCACAAGTGGGTGCCAGCTAATCTGTGGCTGATACGATAAACCAGGTGGTGTAAGTCAGCCGAGTGCTTCCCACTCTGCAATGCCTTCTCACAATTCCTTCGGCCATATTTCCTGTaagtcactgtcctggtttcagctgggatagagttaactgtcttcctagtagctggtacagtgctgtgttttgagttcagtatgtgaagaatgttgataacactgatgttttcagttgttgctcagtagtgtttagactaatgtcaaggatttttcagcttctcatgcccagccagtgagaaagctggaggggcacaagaagttggcacaggacacagccagggcacctgacccaaactggccaacggtgtattccataccatgtgacgtcccatctagtataggaacggggaagtgggggcagggattcgccgctcggggactggcggggtgttggtcggcgggtggtgagcaattgcactgcgcatcatttgtacattccaatcctttcattatttctgttgtcattttattagtgttatcattatcattattagtttcttcttttctgttctattaaaccgttcttatctcaacccacaggttttgcttcttttcctgattttctcccccatcccactgggtgggggggagtgagtgagcggctgcgtggtgtttagttgctggctggggttaaaccacgacagtcaccTTTTCCTTTACCAAAGTCacctatttatttattctgatCTGGCTATTTGAAACTCGCATTCACATGTAGTTTCCTGTACTATATTTACCCTGCTCTATTATGATAAGAAGGAAATCATCTTACCAGTAACTCATTAGGCTGTCAGCATTCTTGTGACTCTCTGGCATGAGGACATCACAGACTGGTATCTCAGGACCATTATACACAACAGCAATTCACAGACATATTTAAATACACCAAATCTCCATGTGCACACTGCTGTTGTACACGTTCCACTTTTAGATGTCTTTAACCCTCAATCACAGCCTGTACAATGGCAAATCTCTCCTCATATATTCATATGATGTAGCTGGGGAAGCAGGTAATAATTATGTGTTTATCTCTATGGTTGGGCTACCTCCTCACAAAAAACCTGCTAATAGTTCTGGGAAATATATTGTCTTTCCTGCTTATGgataaatagaaatgaaaatccCTCAGCAAAGCTTCCCCTTGGGAACTTGTGTCTTGTTCAGTACCACTGCTACGGGTTTCCAGTTGTGCATTTCAGCTGCAGACGTGGCTAGCAAATTTTGAATAGCAGTGGCAACCTGATTCTCAGTGATGGATGCTCCTCACCTGCATGTCCCTGAAAGGTCAAAACAAGCTCCCATTGCCTCTCCAGGAATGTGCTTTTTCTCATCCAGCTGTCACAGATCCAGGACTATGTAACAGCGCTGGTCAGgacctctgctcctgctgcaaaaCTGCTGGCCTGCTCAACAGGGGTTTCATTTGCCCTTAAAAATCTGCAACAGCCATGCAAAGAACATGCTGAGATCCCATCACACAGAACTACCGCTAAAAAAACCCTGTCACTGGGTCTTGAgccctgcctcttctcctgttGCCGAAAGAACAGTTTGATTGGTGCCTACACTCAATATGCACTTACAGGCTGGATCTGGCCCCTATCACCACACGGAAGAAAGGCTGCAGTACTCTCCCCAGGCTGGAGCCAGGAAAGTTTAACTTGTTCCTGGGCTACCACCATTTTTACCTGGGAAAGGGAAAACTGATTGTCCTCTAACTCACTGTGAAGAAGTTTTCAGAGATGCTCAGACCACTGCACCACTGACAGCACGTGGTGCTTCCccagcagctgaactgctgcatGCGAGTCTGGCGTGGGTGCAGGCAGTGGGGAGTTATTTCTTATTGTGACCGCTTTTAGTGCATCCTTCACAGAGGAGGTTGAGGGGAACAAACCCATGAAACATCGTGTTGAGTTAATGCTGCAGGTAAGACCACTGCATCATTCAGCATTTTAGCAGAGTGTAGATACACAGAGGAGCTGAACCTGTTTATTTGTCTAAGGAGTTCGGCACTGTGTGCTGGTGTGCTCTATGCTATTTCttatggaataataaaaaaagattaccTTGAAATTTGATCTAACAATGCACCTTAACTGAATGTCAAGTTAATTTCCTGATCCTTACAAGAAAAAGCTCCTCTGTATGTTCTTCCGAATCTTGCACGTGTATATTTTGTAATGAGCTAcaaaatttttatctttgtggTACGGAAGTTTACAGTCAATCTTGTTCACAGTGAGCTCTCCTGTACTGTCTTTCCTTCTTAGACAAATGGGAGTGAATGCTGTGTATTGGTACTTTTAATGGGTTTTAGGTCTTTTGTAATGAAGGCTCCCTATAGAGAAGATGAATTCTGCTCTTGTCATCCCACAGTAAAGGCACGACTTCATGTGATGTCTGTACTGCTCTGAAACTGGCTGTAGGTGTGACAAGTTAATTTTCCCTGTGCTCTCAGTTCATGTGCCTGCACTGCAGGCAGGCTGTGGGCTGCTTTCACGGGGATGCCTACCAGTCATGAACCCTCCTCCACAGTGTGAGCTTGAACATTTTCTGGAAGACATGTTCCAGCAGCCCTTGAGGATAAGCCAGGATGGACACACAGAGGTATGTATGATAGATCCATATCTCTAAATATGCATACATACAGACATTGACACGGAAGGGAAATGGGCATACAAAGATAATAACTGCTGCTCTCTGAGGGGAGATATCCcactttttccctctgtcttgtCAAGATAAGGCAGCACTGAAGAGTATCAGTGTCTGACACATATCAGGCTAGGTTCAATGAAGGATTTACATGTCTAAGCACTAGGTATTTCCATCCATAACACTGGGGCAGCAAACCTAGGAAGCTGACATCAAGCACCTGCATGCCCTGTGCGGTCCATAAAGGAGTCAAGCACCTCAGACTGGGACCCAGGGTGGCCCTGCGGGGTATCTGGGAGCtcccagaggaggcagcaggaggccatACATGTCTTAGCAAGCCGGTTTCCTAGCCATGAAGCTACCCCAAAACTATGCTGGGGTCTGAATACCACTCATAGGTTGCTCCCTGGCTGTTTAACATAGGGCTGATGGGTATTACAACATGCAGCTCACACCACTCTATACAGCaaaaattcagctgcaaaagTAGCTGGTGAGCACAACAAACAGATCCCTTCCCTTAAAAGAGCTGCTCCACTGGAGAAGGCGTGAAGTGGAGCAAATTCCCACTACCATGAGCTGCCACTTCACGTGTGTGCAGGTGCAGGTTTGTCAGGGACCAGGGCATCACAGAAAACTGTTAATTTAGCCACTGGTTTCACAAAATTCAGGTATTTAAAGGAGGCCCAGTTGTGACAGTGGAAAGCAGTGACCAGGAGGGGTAAAGCCATATTTTGGGGCTGTAAGTTTGTGCAGGGAAGATGAGAGTGGAGTCTGGGGGCACAAGAGGCCGGTGAGGCACAGCAGGACCCCTCAGAGCCACAGCAGAGTCACTGCCACTGGGTGCCTGCTCACCAGCAACGGCTGCTCCTCCAGAAAAGCAACTGCAAAAGCATAAGCATGTGACAGAAACATATTGAATTAAACTGTTTAAATAGGTGTGTAATTTACATCTGTCTTGTCTAGTATGAAATCCACCAGTTCATCTCCCTGCTAGTGCAGGACTGTCTCCCAGAGCACCTTTGCTTCATGTTTCGTTGTTTCAAATATTCATGAATGCTTTTCCTGCAATTGGTTTTCCCCATAGGCTAACAGATCAGCTGAATTTATAGTAAAATTTTTCCTGTATAATTTGCACTTTCTCCCTATCTGTTAAACATACTTTACtttacaaagtaattttttttacttctgtttcttttatgtttcAGATCTTTCAGACTACCCACACACATAAACAAAACCACTGAGTTATTCATGACTGCTGTCTAAAGTTCAGGTAATTACTGTAATTCACATCTGCTGTAGTACTAGTTGTTCTGCTACCATGCaatatttactgaaataattatGTTGATGAAAACACTTTTTACTTAGTGTTTTCTATTTATTGATCTGCATTCATTGAtctgtgtgttttaattttataGCTGGAACATGACAGCATCGTACCTGTGGTGACGCAGGCTAAGTTAATTGTTACAGGAAAAGCTGGACAGGAAATTATATCCTGGCTATGTGAAAAAATTTAAGAATTCAGATACATGCCCTTTCTATACTAGGTAAAGAGAtaaaaaaaggcattctgaaaaatctttaatgAAGAAGTTACAAAGATTAAATCATCTTAATTACTGTCAGAAGAATCAAAAGCCAGTGACCAGGTTACACGTCATGGGGGGGAAGAACTGATTTGCATGATAAACTTCAGccttggaaaaataaattcattttctatCATCACAGCCAGTTCCCTAGCATGTCTAAAAAATTCAAGTGAAGCAAGTGAGACCTGCCAGTGGCAGCTGCTGGCTCCACAGCATGACGAAGACAGAACCCGCAGCCCTTGGGAGGCAGCAGGTTTGCAGTGCGACTGCAACGTGCAGCCAACAGAGGACTGCTCAACATTGCATGAAAGCTGTGGATGGAGGCGTCACCAGGGAATGATGGGTTAGTCCCTTGTGGTGCtgtgggaaaagaagaaataaaggaacTCTTTATGGGAAAGCTATATATCTGCCGGTTGTTTCACGTTTGCAGATCTTCCTATTTTTGCAAGCTGCAGAAGTCTGGTGCTTTCTGCAATAGGTCAGTTAAATCTGTGACAACTGGCTATGGGTATCTTTTCCTTGAAAATAGCACTTGATTTCAAATTACTGCATGTCACATAGTAGgtatacaaagaaaaaaggaagaaaagatgagaaaatgaaATAGCCCTGTAATGCAGTTTAATTTTCAGGgttccattatttttcttattttccatcaCTTAAGATTTTCTGTAATGTTGTTCTTGGCCTTTTTCAGCTTTCCTAACATTTTGCAGCTAGACTGTTTTATTGGCAGTGAGTGTCTTGGACTGCATCAGACTGGATGAGCAGACTTCCTATTTCTCTtacaaaacaggaagaaagttGCTTCTAATGAGGATCAGGTGGGAAAAGGCAATAGCTAACATGGTGTAAAGGTTGCTGAGTAGAACTGGCTGCAGACCAAGGTCAAAAGGTAGCAGTCCAGACACACAAAACCCACTCCTTAGGAAGCCCGATTGAAGATGAACTTAGTGGATGTTCCACTGGATGATTTGACCACTGCAATTGTTTTGCAATTTGCCTTTCACTTGATAAGGTCATTGCTTATCCTGTTGAAACCTGTAAGGCAGTTTTCTCACAAACCACTTGCTAGAATTATGCTACTCAAAAAGAAATTTGTGATATCATACACATTTTTATGGAAGTTGtgaaacacaatttaaaaaaaaaaactaataaagtggaaaactttaaaatcagaaaataaaaaaata is from Harpia harpyja isolate bHarHar1 chromosome Z, bHarHar1 primary haplotype, whole genome shotgun sequence and encodes:
- the TMEM252 gene encoding transmembrane protein 252, which produces MRSTAETASKQTAGRNQVLCLLGKMPKGVSTFIRPFVLLLSFSTICLGVLCVSTSSSTCRCGNNELVFYCLLALGFFLLVTGIFWSTFHEVLKYRGLSSIFIRNPSRRELCVSTIDRPDFYPPSYEDSTDPEKQTFPLPVASTLKQQEVINIPPPPYSESSTEFISETNEQEQPPPYELSVQQLWQQQTADQNSNPRAESNSHPSTQENSYQQDTDCQGTSERAVPIRTSETGRGKNPVSGKQGKLAGDTCQ